One window of Zalophus californianus isolate mZalCal1 chromosome 3, mZalCal1.pri.v2, whole genome shotgun sequence genomic DNA carries:
- the LOC118356820 gene encoding elongation factor 1-alpha 1, with the protein MGKEKTHINIVVIGHVDSGKSTTTGHLIYKCGGIDKRTIEKFEKEAAEMGKGSFKYAWVLDKLKAERERGITIDISLWKFETSKYYVTIIDAPGHRDFIKNMITGTSQADCAVLIVAAGVGEFEAGISKNGQTREHALLAYTLGVKQLIVGVNKMDSTEPPYSQKRYEEIVKEVSTYIKKIGYNPDTVAFVPISGWNGDNMLEPSANMPWFKGWKVTRKDGNASGTTLLEALDCILPPTRPTDKPLRLPLQDVYKIGGIGTVPVGRVETGVLKPGMVVTFAPVNVTTEVKSVEMHHEALSEALPGDNVGFNVKNVSVKDVRRGNVAGDSKNDPPMEAAGFTAQVIILNHPGQISAGYAPVLDCHTAHIACKFAELKEKIDRRSGKKLEDGPKFLKSGDAAIVDMVPGKPMCVESFSDYPPLGRFAVRDMRQTVAVGVIKAVDKKAAGAGKVTKSAQKAQKAK; encoded by the coding sequence atgggaaaggaaaagactcacatcaacatcgtcgtcattggacacgtagattcgggcaagtctaccactactggtcatctgatctacaaatgtggcgggatcgacaaaagaactattgaaaaatttgagaaggaggctgctgagatgggaaagggctccttcaagtatgcctgggtcttggataaactgaaagctgaacgtgaacgtggtatcaccattgatatctccctgtggaaattcgagaccagcaagtattacgtgaccatcattgatgccccaggacacagagactttatcaaaaacatgattacaggcacatctcaggctgactgtgctgtcctgattgttgctgctggtgttggtgaatttgaagccggtatctccaagaatgggcagacccgtgagcatgcccttctggcttacacactgggtgtaaaacaactaattgttggtgttaacaagatggattccactgagccaccctacagccagaagagatacgaggaaatcgttaaggaagtcagcacctacattaagaaaattggctacaaccccgacacagtagcatttgtgccaatttctggttggaacggtgacaacatgctggagccaagtgctaacatgccttggttcaagggatggaaagtaacccgtaaagatgggaatgccagtggaaccacactgcttgaagctctggattgcatcctgccaccaactcgtccaactgacaagcccttgcgtctgcctctccaggacgtctacaaaattggtggtattggtactgtccctgtgggccgagtcgagactggtgttcttaaacctgggatggtggtcacctttgctccagtcaatgttacaactgaagtaaagtctgttgaaatgcaccatgaagctttgagtgaggctcttcccggggacaatgtgggcttcaatgtcaagaacgtatctgtcaaagatgttcgtcgtggcaatgtggctggtgacagcaaaaatgacccaccaatggaagcagctggcttcacggctcaggtgattatcctgaaccatccaggccaaatcagtgctggatatgcacctgtgctggattgtcacacggctcacattgcttgcaagtttgctgagctgaaggagaaaatagatcgtcgatctggaaaaaagctggaagatggtcccaagttcttgaaatctggtgatgctgccattgttgatatggttcctggcaagcctatgtgtgttgagagcttctctgactatcctcctctgggccgttttgctgttcgtgacatgagacagacggttgctgtgggtgtcatcaaagcagtggacaagaaggcagctggagctg